The following nucleotide sequence is from Corylus avellana chromosome ca7, CavTom2PMs-1.0.
AGAAACAGAATCACCAGTCCAACAGACTTCAATCAGTGGACGAACGCCACCATGCCCAACAATCGCACGAGCTGTGTCCGGTGACATAGACAATCTCTGAAGAGAGATTGTAGCCTTCTCTTTGCCCACTGAGCTACCTGACTCAACAAGCCTAATCAGAGGAGGCAGGACTCCTTCTGAAACAAGCCAATTCTCACAACTCCCTGATTCTGCTAGCGAACAAATTACAGTGACCGTCTTCTCCCGGATACGAGGAGATGTTGCTGTGAGTAATTGAATTAAAGCAGCAATATTGCTCCGCCCCAAAACAGCCAAAAcattcttttcatcttctttcatTACTTCGACAAGGCTGTCAAGAGCTCTGTGCTTTGCTTCTAAGTGCCCGATCTGAAGGCGCGCAAGCAATTCCCTTAGATTACTATGAGTTGCAGCCGCTGGTTCAGCTGAAGAACCAACCACAGATAAAGGCAAAGTAGCCTCACCAAGCACCCCGGTCTTGATCAAAAGCCCACAATCCCTCAAATTCAAGTCCAGTTTCCCTAACAAAGCATCCAAGTCACTCTGCATCCTAAGCTTCCCTTCATACTTCTCCCCCACACACAACTCAGCTAATTCTATCGCGTTCTTCAACGTCTTCGACATGGCCTGCAATTGCTCCTTACAAAGTGCATTCTTTGAGAAGCAAGGGTGGCTCGACAAGTCTGATAAACGCAATGGGATCTGCTCCAATTTTGATATTATCATCTTCCACCTACCAGGGAACCCCTTCACCTCCCTAGCCTTAATAAGTGCCACTGGAACGAGCTCTTGGGCATGAGACGAGCACTCTTCAGCAGTCTGAGTATCTGCTAAAACCTCAGCTCCACTCTCTTCCACCATCATTTCAATATCAGTCTCGATCCAATTTGTTGGCGGAAGCTACAAGAAATGGAATTCAGAGAAAACCAAGGCCTGTTGTAAGCTAACAACCCCAGATGAGAAAACTCGGAAAGGATATGATATTTGCATAGAAAATTAGATGGCAGTGGAGCAGTTGCAATCATAAACACATGAATTATAAATTAAGactgtaataaaataaaaaaaataaaaaaatcagggattaaaaaaaactagaaaacaaaTGGGACAACATCAAGAGCTTCGAGAATCTTGTATGATCACACACAGCTTTTTTGCTGAAAACAATACCCGACCAACCAAATGGAAGTACCTAAAGATGCCCCACGAGTCCTTTCCACTGCTCTGTAAATGCAAGTGCTCATTTAATGCCAACACAACTGGATTTGATTATTCAAAGTATTGTgatgaaaatgaaagaagttACTTTTAACGGCTAAGCAGTGCCGTCCAATTAAGATTTAAGCAGCCGTCggcacgatttttttttttctccccaaTCACCAAAATAGCCCTTTAAAATTAAGGGATGTACTAATTtatgagggtattttggtaagTATGAACTAAAGCTACAAACTTTACTTTTCCAACCAGAATGTGGTGAATACTGAATACTGTATCTTTTATCAGGTTTATCTACTGAGTTTTTGCAAAGCTGATCCTGATCTGTATTCAACGGTCAAGATTTCTTGGAGAGGTTGGGAAAAGTTGGAACCTTAGCTGTATTTTCCATGTTTCTCACATAGATGGAGCTTCctggttagagagagagagagagagagagagactttgcTTTGAAGAGAAGGTAGAAGTCTCTATCTACAGGTGTATTTTATTGAGTGTatttaatttaatcaaaatggaCAATCCccacagaaaaaaagaaaatggaaagaaaattctAAGCAATCAAtaagaaatacaaaattttacCTCGAATTGACTTGACTTTCCTTAACTTTCAAAGGATTCTTCCACCACTAACAGCCACCAAACAGTGCccctctcgctctctctctctatctctctctctctctgtgaattGTTCTGTAGGAGcaaggtaaaataaaaatgatacaTAATGAGCAATAATTCCATAGTAGCAGAAAACAAACTAAattccaaaatataaaacaaaagagaagaacGAGTAAAACAAAATTGCCTTTTTTGAATTAGGCATCAAAGAAAGGAAGCTGAATCAGCTTCAAGAACCAACCTTTAAGACTCAGTAACTCAGAAGGTGTCCCTTTTTCACGCAGAAAGCAAACCAACATAGCTTCATCTTCAAACCTCACTCTGTCTCTCTCACACTAAGCTGTAACTCAGAAATGCTTCCAAGGAATCAGCAACCCACCATACCTTGACTTCAaatctttctcctctctttctctctcactacAAAGAAAACCCAGAAATGCTTCCAAAATCAGCGATCAAAAAACAGCTGGATCTT
It contains:
- the LOC132187035 gene encoding vacuolar protein 8, which encodes MMVEESGAEVLADTQTAEECSSHAQELVPVALIKAREVKGFPGRWKMIISKLEQIPLRLSDLSSHPCFSKNALCKEQLQAMSKTLKNAIELAELCVGEKYEGKLRMQSDLDALLGKLDLNLRDCGLLIKTGVLGEATLPLSVVGSSAEPAAATHSNLRELLARLQIGHLEAKHRALDSLVEVMKEDEKNVLAVLGRSNIAALIQLLTATSPRIREKTVTVICSLAESGSCENWLVSEGVLPPLIRLVESGSSVGKEKATISLQRLSMSPDTARAIVGHGGVRPLIEVCWTGDSVSQAAGACTLKNLSAVPEVRQTLAEEGIVRVMINLLDCGILLGSKEYAAECLQNLTASNDNLRRSVISEGGVRSLLVYLDGPLPQESAVGALRNLVASVSIEVLLSLGFLPRLVHVLKSGSLGAQQAAASAICRVCSSTEMKKMVGEAGCIPLLVKMLEAKSNSVREVAAQAISSLMILSQNCREVKKDDKSVPNLVQLLDPSPQNTSKKYAVSCLASLSSSKKCKKLMISYGAIGYLKKLTEMDIPGAKKLLERLERGKLRSLFSRK